In the genome of Hydractinia symbiolongicarpus strain clone_291-10 chromosome 5, HSymV2.1, whole genome shotgun sequence, one region contains:
- the LOC130645930 gene encoding uncharacterized protein LOC130645930 → MIYLSEVKTKNSLKRRYDTGFFNCIVKELKVEDLCNVSGHKADQKFGSLGLVRPRLAPYGKRNLSSVDEARLVMFLEKYKPKGENEAISCVKKFDGSSLPPCLRVLRQKIYRTKYVAQLWMSSITSEPPNHLPEDMGWLLKDGSYIIKWYEGEMSPKAVDVTSNENYYGFSREVEDFEGFDELSSDDDSDSDDETSDEDV, encoded by the exons ATGATATACTTGTCAgaggtaaaaacaaaaaattcgcTGAAAAGAAGATATGATACAGGATTCTTTAACTGCATCGTCAAAGAGTTAAAAGTGGAAGATTTG TGTAATGTCAGTGGTCATAAAGCTGACCAAAAATTTGGGTCTCTTGGCCTAGTCAGACCGCGTCTCGCCCCATATGGAAAAAGGAATCTATCATCTGTAGATGAAGCTAGGTTGGTAATGTTTTTGGAAAAGTATAAACCAAAAGGAGAAAATGAAGCAATTTCCTGTGTTAAAAAGTTTGATGGAAGTTCTCTACCACCTTGTTTACGAGTGTTGCGTCAAAAGATTTATCGAACAAAGTATGTTGCACAGTTATGGATGTCATCAATAACGTCCGAGCCTCCAAATCACCTTCCTGAAGACATGGGTTGGCTGCTGAAAGATGGCAGCTATATCATTAAGTGGTACGAAGGCGAAATGTCTCCAAAAGCAGTAGATGTCACCAGCAATGAAAATTATTATGGATTCTCCAGAGAAGTAGAAG ATTTTGAAGGGTTTGATGAACTGTCAAGTGATGACGATTCAGACAGTGATGACGAAACTAGTGACGAAGACGTGTAA
- the LOC130644454 gene encoding probable flavin-containing monoamine oxidase A isoform X1: MAQTTTIDDVIIIGAGVSGLAAANFLQKYTENVKIKMLEAKGRCGGRVLGKKLSTANGTESFDLGGQWFASTQKNVVRLLEEHGLETYKQYTDGKTMNILDKGKKFYTNDLLDVTLDALPHIYDLVRGFKKFDDLAQMISIEDPMSHPSAREWDSMTMETAKNWLFFTQACRKLLDLSVLSVFGLHPRQVSFLYVLMYFKCGGGCASMLDDTFEGNAQEYKVKGGMFQLVDRLADCIRHENILTNTPVTKIDMSEEGICRIGTLDGQTFASKYVILTIPPHLRSKIEFSPPLPCYHSKFIEHQHPGHLIKFVATYERRFWVDHGLSGLTFHWPFYEMETPHPVHITFDATTTLGSPAILGFIEGSFGDRTAAELEEGILRSLVLFFGPDAETPMDLVVQNWEKEPYNGGCPVDFSAPGAISLYGDVWLRKPFYNVHFAGTESATIWRGLIDGAIQSGQRAAIEILQKMDPDYHHSVLKYKDVFLPGTEHAYKLPYYVLNGLILCAGVLVMGCVAWSVHSRVITFNGINERLIKMF, encoded by the exons ATGGCCCAAACAACCACAATTGATGATGTAATAATAATTGGTGCTGGTGTTAGTGGCCTTGCTGCTgctaattttttacaaaagtatacagaaaatGTGAAGATAAAGATGTTGGAGGCCAAGG GCAGATGTGGTGGTCGAGTACTTGGTAAAAAGCTGTCTACGGCAAATGGAACTGAAAGTTTCGATCTTGGTGGTCAATGGTTTGCAAG CACTCAGAAGAATGTTGTGCGTTTATTGGAAGAACATGGTTTAGAAACATATAAACAATACACAGATGGCAAAACAATGAATATTTTagacaaaggaaaaaaattttacacaaatGATTTGCTCGATGTCACGTTGGATGCCTTGCCGCACATTTATGATTTGGTTAGAGGCTTTAAAAAG TTTGATGATTTGGCACAAATGATATCAATTGAGGACCCCATGTCTCATCCATCAGCAAGAGAATGGGACTCCATGACGATGGAGACTGCAAAGAATTGGTTGTTTTTTACACAGG CCTGTCGAAAATTGTTGGACCTTAGTGTATTAAGTGTGTTTGGGCTGCATCCACGCCAAGTGTCGTTTCTTTATGTGTTGATGTACTTCAAATGCGGTGGAGGATGTGCATCAATGCTGGACGATACTTTTGAAGGAAATGCACAAGAATATAAAGTGAAG GGTGGTATGTTTCAATTGGTAGACAGACTTGCTGATTGTATTAGACACGAAAACATACTGACCAATACACCTGTCACCAAGATTGACATG TCTGAAGAAGGTATATGTCGAATTGGAACCCTAGATGGGCAAACGTTTGCTTCGAAGTATGTTATCCTAACTATTCCACCACACCTTCGAT CTAAAATTGAATTCTCTCCTCCACTACCGTGTTATCACTCAAAATTTATTGAACATCAGCACCCTGGTCATCTTATTAAGTTTGTTGCTACCTACGAAAGAAGATTTTGGGTTGATCATGGCTTGTCTGGGTTAACGTTCCACTGGCCTTTTTATGAGATGGAAACACCACATCCAGTACATATAACATTTGATGCAACCACTACCTTAGGAAGCCCGGCAATCCTTGGTTTTATTGAAGGATCATTTGGTGATAGAACAGCT GCTGAGTTAGAGGAAGGCATTCTTAGATCGttggttttattttttggaCCTGACGCCGAAACACCGATGGATTTAGTTGTACAG AACTGGGAAAAAGAACCATACAACGGCGGTTGTCCTGTGGATTTTTCTGCACCAGGTGCGATCTCTTTATATGGCGATGTCTGGTTGAGAAAGCCTTTTTATAA CGTTCACTTTGCCGGTACCGAATCAGCGACTATATGGCGCGGACTTATTGATGGCGCAATACAATCAGGACAAAGAGCAGCGATTGAAATTTTACAGAAAATGGACCCTGATTACCATCACTCTGTCTTGAAGTATAAAGATGTTTTTCTTCCAGGAACAGAACACGCATATAAACTTCCATATTATGTTTTAAATGGATTAATTTTGTGTGCTGGCGTATTGGTGATGGGATGTGTTGCATGGAGTGTTCATAGCAGGGTAATCACCTTTAATGGAATCAATGAAAGattaattaaaatgttttaa
- the LOC130644454 gene encoding probable flavin-containing monoamine oxidase A isoform X2, whose translation MAQTTTIDDVIIIGAGVSGLAAANFLQKYTENVKIKMLEAKGRCGGRVLGKKLSTANGTESFDLGGQWFASTQKNVVRLLEEHGLETYKQYTDGKTMNILDKGKKFYTNDLLDVTLDALPHIYDLVRGFKKFDDLAQMISIEDPMSHPSAREWDSMTMETAKNWLFFTQACRKLLDLSVLSVFGLHPRQVSFLYVLMYFKCGGGCASMLDDTFEGNAQEYKVKSEEGICRIGTLDGQTFASKYVILTIPPHLRSKIEFSPPLPCYHSKFIEHQHPGHLIKFVATYERRFWVDHGLSGLTFHWPFYEMETPHPVHITFDATTTLGSPAILGFIEGSFGDRTAAELEEGILRSLVLFFGPDAETPMDLVVQNWEKEPYNGGCPVDFSAPGAISLYGDVWLRKPFYNVHFAGTESATIWRGLIDGAIQSGQRAAIEILQKMDPDYHHSVLKYKDVFLPGTEHAYKLPYYVLNGLILCAGVLVMGCVAWSVHSRVITFNGINERLIKMF comes from the exons ATGGCCCAAACAACCACAATTGATGATGTAATAATAATTGGTGCTGGTGTTAGTGGCCTTGCTGCTgctaattttttacaaaagtatacagaaaatGTGAAGATAAAGATGTTGGAGGCCAAGG GCAGATGTGGTGGTCGAGTACTTGGTAAAAAGCTGTCTACGGCAAATGGAACTGAAAGTTTCGATCTTGGTGGTCAATGGTTTGCAAG CACTCAGAAGAATGTTGTGCGTTTATTGGAAGAACATGGTTTAGAAACATATAAACAATACACAGATGGCAAAACAATGAATATTTTagacaaaggaaaaaaattttacacaaatGATTTGCTCGATGTCACGTTGGATGCCTTGCCGCACATTTATGATTTGGTTAGAGGCTTTAAAAAG TTTGATGATTTGGCACAAATGATATCAATTGAGGACCCCATGTCTCATCCATCAGCAAGAGAATGGGACTCCATGACGATGGAGACTGCAAAGAATTGGTTGTTTTTTACACAGG CCTGTCGAAAATTGTTGGACCTTAGTGTATTAAGTGTGTTTGGGCTGCATCCACGCCAAGTGTCGTTTCTTTATGTGTTGATGTACTTCAAATGCGGTGGAGGATGTGCATCAATGCTGGACGATACTTTTGAAGGAAATGCACAAGAATATAAAGTGAAG TCTGAAGAAGGTATATGTCGAATTGGAACCCTAGATGGGCAAACGTTTGCTTCGAAGTATGTTATCCTAACTATTCCACCACACCTTCGAT CTAAAATTGAATTCTCTCCTCCACTACCGTGTTATCACTCAAAATTTATTGAACATCAGCACCCTGGTCATCTTATTAAGTTTGTTGCTACCTACGAAAGAAGATTTTGGGTTGATCATGGCTTGTCTGGGTTAACGTTCCACTGGCCTTTTTATGAGATGGAAACACCACATCCAGTACATATAACATTTGATGCAACCACTACCTTAGGAAGCCCGGCAATCCTTGGTTTTATTGAAGGATCATTTGGTGATAGAACAGCT GCTGAGTTAGAGGAAGGCATTCTTAGATCGttggttttattttttggaCCTGACGCCGAAACACCGATGGATTTAGTTGTACAG AACTGGGAAAAAGAACCATACAACGGCGGTTGTCCTGTGGATTTTTCTGCACCAGGTGCGATCTCTTTATATGGCGATGTCTGGTTGAGAAAGCCTTTTTATAA CGTTCACTTTGCCGGTACCGAATCAGCGACTATATGGCGCGGACTTATTGATGGCGCAATACAATCAGGACAAAGAGCAGCGATTGAAATTTTACAGAAAATGGACCCTGATTACCATCACTCTGTCTTGAAGTATAAAGATGTTTTTCTTCCAGGAACAGAACACGCATATAAACTTCCATATTATGTTTTAAATGGATTAATTTTGTGTGCTGGCGTATTGGTGATGGGATGTGTTGCATGGAGTGTTCATAGCAGGGTAATCACCTTTAATGGAATCAATGAAAGattaattaaaatgttttaa